The following proteins are co-located in the Hevea brasiliensis isolate MT/VB/25A 57/8 chromosome 11, ASM3005281v1, whole genome shotgun sequence genome:
- the LOC110642915 gene encoding glutaredoxin-C10, with the protein MQGLRRCSNDAVHLDLTPPSPPPPPPPPPTSSTSLSFDAVESAETRIQRLISEHPVIIFSRSSCCMCHVMKKLLATIGVHPTVIELDDHEISALPLPPPSHDNDDAPRNLAPALFIGGTCVGGLESLVALHLSGHLVPKLVEVGALWV; encoded by the coding sequence ATGCAAGGACTGCGACGTTGCTCCAACGACGCCGTCCACCTCGACCTCACCCCtccttctcctcctcctcctcctcctcctcccccAACCTCTTCCACTTCTTTATCCTTTGACGCTGTCGAATCTGCTGAGACTCGAATCCAACGCCTTATATCAGAGCATCCGGTCATCATATTCTCTCGATCTTCGTGCTGCATGTGCCACGTCATGAAGAAGTTGCTCGCCACCATCGGTGTCCACCCTACTGTCATCGAGTTAGATGACCATGAGATCTCTGCTCTCCCTCTTCCACCTCCCTCTCACGATAACGATGATGCCCCTCGCAATCTTGCTCCCGCCCTCTTCATTGGTGGAACTTGCGTTGGCGGCCTCGAGTCCCTCGTCGCTCTCCACCTCAGCGGCCACCTCGTCCCAAAGCTCGTCGAAGTTGGAGCTCTGTGGGTATGA